A window of Desulfobulbus oralis genomic DNA:
AGCAACCCGGCTGCGCCGGCACCGCCAGCGGAAGAGGCGGCCGGTCCCCGCGGCGCCACCCTGCTGGAGGCACGGCTGGCCGCCAGCACTGCCCTGGTGGCATCCTCCTATCGCGGGGCCAGTACCATTCACGTCCTGACCCTCAACAGCGAGAACGCCGGGCAGGAGCTGGCGAGCCTGCTGGAAGCCCCGGCCTTTTTCCGCGAGGAAAAGCAGCTCTACATCATCAAAAAAGAGGGCAACCCTGTCTCGTACTTTGTCTTTTACGGCATCTTCGACACCCCGGAAGCTGCCCGGCAGGCCCGCAACAACCTGTCCTTCGAACTGCGCGCCCATCACCCCTATCCCCTGTCCGTGGCCGAGGCTTTGCAGTTGAACGGAGGCTGACAGGGCACAATCGCCAAAGCGCACTCGCCATATGGATATTCTTCTTGCCAAGCCCCGGGGATTCTGCGCCGGCGTCAAGCGGGCCATTGCCTTGGTCCGCTCGGCGCTCGAACAGTACGGTGCACCGGTCTATGTGCTGCACGAAATCGTGCACAACACCCACGTCCTCAGCGAGCTGCGGGCGCTGGGCGCGGTCTTTGTCGAAAATCTGGACGAAATTCCGGCAGGCAGCCGCACCATCTTCAGTGCGCACGGTGTGGCAAAGGAGGTCCAGGAACGGGCCGCAGCCCTGGGACTGTTCACCATCGACGCCACCTGCCCCCTGGTTGCCAAGGTGCACCGTCGCATCACCCGCCTCCACGAAGACGGCTACACGCTGCTGATGCTGGGCCACAGAGGACATCCCGAGGTGCAGGGCACCTGTGGCCAGGTTGCCGCTCCGGTGCACGTCATCGCCAGGCCGGAAGAAGTGGCCGGCCTGCCCGTGCCCGAGGGGGCGAAAGTCGGCTATGTCACCCAGACAACGCTCAGCGTGGATGACACCGAAGAACTGCTGACGGCGCTGCGTCACCGCTTTCCCGGTCTGGCAGAACCGAGGCACAGCGACATCTGCTATGCCACCAGCAACCGCCAGCAGGCGGTACGCGAACTGGCCGGCCTTTGCGATCTGGTACTCATTGTCGGCTCCAAAAACAGCTCCAACTCGAACCGGTTGCAAGAGGTGGCCGCGACCCGCGGAACACCGGCCCTTCTGATCGAGGACGCGGGCGATATCGATCCGGCGTGGTTCCGGGGCATCGGGCGGGTGGGGGTCAGCGCCGGAGCTTCGGCGCCGGAGCATCTGGTCGGCGATCTGATTGCCCGTCTGCAGGAGATCGCACCCGGCAACGTCGAGGAAATGGCTGGCGAGGATGAGGTCGTCCGCTTTCCCGTGGCCGCTGCCAGGGGGTAACGACTGCACCTTGGCCCAAGTCTGAGCACCCTTTGGTGGCGCGCCCCTTCGGCCTTTCGCCGAGCGCACAGACAGGGGCATGAGCAGGCTCCGCAGTGCTCGCCCCGTTTTCTGGCAATATCCCCGCTGCCGCAGGCTCTTCTTCTCTAGAGCATTTCAACTTTCAAATTATTCAAGAAAAAGTTCAGAACTACGTGCGGTTGCGGTCAAGGCTTATGGCGCGGGCGTTTCACGGCAACAAATCGCTGACATCCTGGGCTACCACCTGAACAGCGTGAGCCGGTGGATTCGTGAATTTGAACGGGAGAAGCGGCTTGAGGGTAGATTCTCATTCCAAATGCACCACTGGGTAGGGGCATGAAGAGTTAAAAGGACAGGGCGGGATTCTGGTCGAGTTGGCAGCACCAACAACCACTCGGCCAGAAGGAGCCCGCCATGTCCCATAGCCATCTTACTCTGGAAGAACGCATCAGGATCGAAATATTTGTGTCCATGGGCCTGAGCTGCCGGGAAATGGCCAGACGCCTGGGCAGGAGTCACAGCACGCTTTCCCGGGAACTGCGCCGCAACTCCAATTCTGCAAGACGAGGCTATCGTGCGCAGAGCGGCGCGCCCACAAAAGGCGAAAGAGAGCAAGGCAGGTTCCTCGCTGTTTCATGTGGGCAAGGTGTTTTTTCCTTGTTTCCCTTCTTGAGGTTTTAATCCATGCGTGACACCGACCTTTTCCAAATGGCCCCTGGTTTGACTCCGCCGTGGCAGGTGGAGTCCTGCGAGTTTGCCGCAGAGCAAAAGCGCCTGGATATTCGTTTGGCCTTTCCCCGGGGCAGCGTCTTTGTCTGTCCGCAATGCGGCCAGGCAGACCTCAAGGCATACGACACCACGGAAAAGAGCTGGCGGCACCTGAACTTTTTCCAGCACGAAGCCTGGCTGACCGCGAAGCTGCCCCGAGTCAAATGCGACCATTGCGGCGTCAAGCAGGTATCCGTGCCCTGGGCGCGTCCAGGCAGCGGCTTCACCCTGCTGTTCGAGGCCCTGGTCATGAGCCTCGCCAAGCCCATGCCAGCACGAAGCCTGGCAAAGCATGTGGGCGAGCATGACACCCGGCTCTGGCGCGTGGTGAATCACCATGTGGAGGAGGCCAGAACGAGCATCTCCTGCGCCGACGTCGCTTCCTTTGGCGTGGACGAGACAACGAGCAAACGCGGCCACAACTACGTCACCGTGTTCGCCCACCTGCGAAGCCACAAGGTGCTGTTCGCCACCGGGGGCCGGGATGCCGCCACAATCCAGCGCTTCAAGGAAGAGCTTGCGGCCCATGGCGGCGATCCCGCAAAGGTAAACGAGGTGTGTTGCGACATGTCGCCCGCGTTCATTTCCGGCGTGGAGGCGAACTGCCCCGAGGCGCACATCACCTTTGACCGGTTCCACATCATGAAGGTGCTGGGCGACGCGGTGGACCAGGTGCGGCGCGAGGAGGCGAAGACTCGGCCCGAGCTGGCGAAGAGCCGGTATGTGTGGCTGAAAAACCGTGACAAATTACCTGCCTCGCAACAGGAGTGTCTGGCGGCACTCACCATGTCCGGGCTGAATCTGAAAACGGCCCGGGCCTGGCAACTGAAAACGACATTTCAGGACTTGTTCCAGCAGGCCCCCGGCCAGGCGGAGGCCTTCCTGAAGAGGTGGTACTTCTGGGCGACGCACTGCCGGCTGGAACCCATGAAACAGGCAGCGGCGACCATCAAACGGCACTGGGACGGCATCTTGCGCTGGTTCACTTCAAGGATCAGCAACGGCATTCTGGAAGGCACGAACAGCCTGATCCAGGCGGCCAGGTCTCGGGCGCGTGGCTACCGGTCCACGAAGAATCTGATCGCCATGATCTACCTCCTGGGTGCGGGCCTCTCTTTTGCCCTACCCACATGAAACAGCGAGGAACCCGCAAATGTTTACACTACCAGACTCCCGCTGAGGCACTGCTGTCCCACAAAATATCAATGATTTCGGGATAAAATACAGGCTTGGAGCCCCTGGTGTGGTATAATGGATTTGACAAAAAGTTCATTAAAACCAAAGAGGTCCAAGCCATGGGATATTGTAGCACGGTTGTCGGCCAATTGCTTAGAGTTTTTCCGAGACATGAATTTGAGCAAGTCCGCCGGGCGGTTCAACCAAAGAAACACCGCCGCGCCCTTTCTGCGTGGACGCAGTTTGTGGCCATGCTGGTGGGGCAACTCGCTGGACGCGACAGTTTACGCGGCATTGTGGATGCCTTTTCACCGCAAAGTCGCAAACTGTATCATCTGGGCCTCGGCTCATTCAGTCGTTCCAGTCTGGCGCGGGCTAATGAAAAGACAGCCGCTTAGCTGTTCGAAAAGGTGTTCGTAGCGCTTTTGGCTCGTTGTCAATCGCTTGCGCCTCCCAACCAAAAGTTCCGCTTCAAAGACGGCGGCAAGGTCTATCTCCTTGATGCCACGGTGATTGAGCTGCCGCTCTCGCTGTTTCGCCGGGCCACGTACCGCGCCAGCAAGGGGGCGATGCAGTTGCATGTGGGGCTTGCGGCGGACGGCTATTTGCCCAGCTTCGTGGATATGACGGCAGGGCGAGTCCACGAGATCAACAAGGCGCGTGAACTGCGTCTTCCCCGAGGTTCCTGGGTGGTCTTTGACCGGGGCTACACGGATTACCAGTGGTATCAGGAGTTGACGAAGGATGGCGTGCATTTCGTCACACGCCTGAAGCGTGGTGCTGCGGGGCAGCCTGGCGCGAAACGCCGGGGGTGCAAAAGCGCGGGTATCCTGGAAGACCGGGAAATCCGGTTCAGAGGAGTGGAGGGCGTGTTCCGGACAGTCCGCTTTCTGGATGAAGCGAGAGGTGAGGAATACGAGTTTGTGACCAACGCGGTGGATATTGCGGCAACCACGGTGGCGGCACTGTACAAGGAGCGGTGGCAAGTGGAGCTGTTCTTCAAGTGGATCAAACAGCACCTGAAGGTGAAGAGCTTCGTGGGCGGTAGCATGAACGCGGTGCGGACGCAGCTGTGGATCGCGTTGTGCGCGTATCTTCTGGTGGCCTTCATCAAATTTCGCAGTCGCCTGGGGCAATCTATCCTGCAGGTTTTACGGCTTGTTCAGCTCAATTTGTTTGAACGGCGGGATTTAGACGAACTTTTTTGTCCGGAAAAACAAAAAATACCATTACACAACAACCAGTTATCGCTATTCTAAATTTAGTGGGACAGCAGTGCCGCTGAGGTTTTTAACCACGCCATCATCGGTGCATTTGCAATTTGAATTCACCCCACCGACTGTTTTCTCCAAATTTTCTGGTTTCAATATCTATGAGACAGCAGAAATTCAGCATATATC
This region includes:
- the ispH gene encoding 4-hydroxy-3-methylbut-2-enyl diphosphate reductase codes for the protein MDILLAKPRGFCAGVKRAIALVRSALEQYGAPVYVLHEIVHNTHVLSELRALGAVFVENLDEIPAGSRTIFSAHGVAKEVQERAAALGLFTIDATCPLVAKVHRRITRLHEDGYTLLMLGHRGHPEVQGTCGQVAAPVHVIARPEEVAGLPVPEGAKVGYVTQTTLSVDDTEELLTALRHRFPGLAEPRHSDICYATSNRQQAVRELAGLCDLVLIVGSKNSSNSNRLQEVAATRGTPALLIEDAGDIDPAWFRGIGRVGVSAGASAPEHLVGDLIARLQEIAPGNVEEMAGEDEVVRFPVAAARG
- a CDS encoding helix-turn-helix domain-containing protein; the protein is MSRLRSARPVFWQYPRCRRLFFSRAFQLSNYSRKSSELRAVAVKAYGAGVSRQQIADILGYHLNSVSRWIREFEREKRLEGRFSFQMHHWVGA
- a CDS encoding ISL3 family transposase, which encodes MRDTDLFQMAPGLTPPWQVESCEFAAEQKRLDIRLAFPRGSVFVCPQCGQADLKAYDTTEKSWRHLNFFQHEAWLTAKLPRVKCDHCGVKQVSVPWARPGSGFTLLFEALVMSLAKPMPARSLAKHVGEHDTRLWRVVNHHVEEARTSISCADVASFGVDETTSKRGHNYVTVFAHLRSHKVLFATGGRDAATIQRFKEELAAHGGDPAKVNEVCCDMSPAFISGVEANCPEAHITFDRFHIMKVLGDAVDQVRREEAKTRPELAKSRYVWLKNRDKLPASQQECLAALTMSGLNLKTARAWQLKTTFQDLFQQAPGQAEAFLKRWYFWATHCRLEPMKQAAATIKRHWDGILRWFTSRISNGILEGTNSLIQAARSRARGYRSTKNLIAMIYLLGAGLSFALPT